CTTCACTAACGCTGCGAATACCCCGTTTGTGAAGTTATTAAGCGAAGTGAACGCACCGCTCTGTAACTCGTGGAAAGAGACCGCCACGCAGTACATCAATGCCAGCGAAGAGTGGGTAGAGAAAGCGCTTGAGTGGAATACCAAAGCAACGGCATGGGCAAAAGAAACCCCACTTGCGCCAGTGTTTGAGGCGCAACGCAACCTGACCACCCAGGCAGTAGAAAGTTCCCTTGCTCTCGCTCGCCGCTTCTGGCAGATCGATGAGAAGCATGAGAAAAAGGCGGCGTAAGCAAAAGACAGATTGCAGCGAATAAGCTGCCACGTCACTCCGCTCGCCCTCTGACAAGCTCAGGACGAGCGGAGAATAGTAACGAGTGACTCCGGACGCCGTTGATGCTGAGCTTGTCGCAGTTTGCTCCCTCGTTCAGGCTTCTATTAAATACCTACTCCAGCTATTTCCTGTAGCTTCTCCGGGACGACAATCAAGCGGCGTCCGTCTCGCAGGATTGCCTCCTGTCGTTCGAGATCTTTCAAATGCTCTGTCACTTTTTGTCGTGAGGCTCCCACCAGATTAGCCAGGTCTTCATGCGTCAGTTGCAGAATTAAAATGACTCCACGGGCATCCTGGACACCGAATTTGCGGGCAAGTTCTAGCAGGGCGAGTGCGAGTCGCTGTGGGAGGTTGAGCCCTTGGAAACGCGTGTAGCGGTAGAGCAGATCTTCCCAGCGGCTGACCGTACTGCTCATGAGCGCGCTGAAACTACTAAACGGAATTCCCAGAAGTGTACTGATAAACTGCTCGGGTTGGATGACCGCGACCCAGCAGTCGCTAAACGCTTCCCCATGAAATCCACGCGTCATTCCAGTCATGAGTGACGTAATACCAAAGAACTCTCCCGGAGCGATAAGACTCACCAGAATCTCTTCCTCTCCCTGGCTACTCCGCAGTGACAGCTTGACCGCGCCAGCAATGAGGAGGTAGAGCGATTGCGATGATTCACCTTCACTGAATAAAGAAGTTTGTCGTTCGATGTGTTGCAGGATGAAGTGTGGCAGGAGTTTTTCGAGCTGATGGTCCGTGGCCCACGGCAGGGCTTTGAGACGGCGGAGCGTGATGACATTCAATACTGGGGTGCGAGCCATACACTGTGTAAAGACGAGTGACGTGTCTGCCCTCTTTTTGTCACAAAGGTGACTATTTTGCAAATTTTTGTCCAGGAATCAGTGCGCAGTATTCTCACTTGGTGCTGAGCAACGTGAACGTAGACCAAGTGTTGCATTCATTGTAATATCTCCCCGCTGTGGGGCAGTATGCGTTTCGCAGCGTAGACACATATATTATGAGAAATGGAGGA
This portion of the Deltaproteobacteria bacterium genome encodes:
- a CDS encoding Crp/Fnr family transcriptional regulator, whose amino-acid sequence is MARTPVLNVITLRRLKALPWATDHQLEKLLPHFILQHIERQTSLFSEGESSQSLYLLIAGAVKLSLRSSQGEEEILVSLIAPGEFFGITSLMTGMTRGFHGEAFSDCWVAVIQPEQFISTLLGIPFSSFSALMSSTVSRWEDLLYRYTRFQGLNLPQRLALALLELARKFGVQDARGVILILQLTHEDLANLVGASRQKVTEHLKDLERQEAILRDGRRLIVVPEKLQEIAGVGI